The Arvicola amphibius chromosome 11, mArvAmp1.2, whole genome shotgun sequence genome has a segment encoding these proteins:
- the Lypla1 gene encoding acyl-protein thioesterase 1 isoform X1, translating to MCGNNMSAPLPVVVPAARKATAAVIFLHGLGDTGHGWAEAFAGIRSSHIKYICPHAPIMPVTLNMNMAMPSWFDIIGLSPDSQEDESGIKQAAENVKALIEQEVKNGIPSNRIILGGFSQGGALSLYTALTTQQKLAGVTALSCWLPLRASFPQGPINSANRDISILQCHGDCDPLVPLMFGSLTVEKLKALVNPSNVTFKIYEGMMHSSCQQEMMDVKQFIDKLLPPVD from the exons ATGTGCGGTAACAACATGTCGGCCCCGCTGCCCGTCGTCGTGCCCGCTGCCCGGAAGGCCACCGCCGCG GTTATTTTCCTTCACGGATTGGGAGATACTGG GCATGGATGGGCAGAAGCCTTTGCAGGTATCAGAAGTTCCCACATCAAATACATCTGTCCACATGC GCCCATCATGCCTGTTACATTAAATATGAATATGGCAATGCCTTCCTG GTTTGATATTATTGGACTTTCACCAGATTCTCAGGAGGATGAATCTGGAATTAAACAGGCGGCAGAAAATG taaaagCTTTGATAGAGCAAGAGGTGAAGAATGGCATTCCCTCTAACAGAATTATTTTGGGAGGATTTTCTCAG GGAGGCGCTTTATCTTTATATACTGCtcttactacacagcagaaactgGCCGGCGTCACTGCGCTCAGTTGCTGGCTTCCACTTCGGGCTTCATTTCCACAG GGTCCTATCAATAGTGCTAATAGAGACATTTCTATTCTGCAGTGCCATGGAGATTGTGACCCTCTAGTTCCCCTAATGTTTGGTTCTCTTACTGTTGAGAAACTAAAAGCATTGGTAAATCCATCCAATGTAACCTTCAAAATCTATGAAGGCATGATGCACAGCTCATGTCAGCAG gAAATGATGGATGTCAAACAGTTCATTGATAAACTCCTACCTCCAGTTGATTGA
- the Lypla1 gene encoding acyl-protein thioesterase 1 isoform X2, whose translation MCGNNMSAPLPVVVPAARKATAAVIFLHGLGDTGHGWAEAFAGIRSSHIKYICPHAPIMPVTLNMNMAMPSWFDIIGLSPDSQEDESGIKQAAENVKALIEQEVKNGIPSNRIILGGFSQGGALSLYTALTTQQKLAGVTALSCWLPLRASFPQCHGDCDPLVPLMFGSLTVEKLKALVNPSNVTFKIYEGMMHSSCQQEMMDVKQFIDKLLPPVD comes from the exons ATGTGCGGTAACAACATGTCGGCCCCGCTGCCCGTCGTCGTGCCCGCTGCCCGGAAGGCCACCGCCGCG GTTATTTTCCTTCACGGATTGGGAGATACTGG GCATGGATGGGCAGAAGCCTTTGCAGGTATCAGAAGTTCCCACATCAAATACATCTGTCCACATGC GCCCATCATGCCTGTTACATTAAATATGAATATGGCAATGCCTTCCTG GTTTGATATTATTGGACTTTCACCAGATTCTCAGGAGGATGAATCTGGAATTAAACAGGCGGCAGAAAATG taaaagCTTTGATAGAGCAAGAGGTGAAGAATGGCATTCCCTCTAACAGAATTATTTTGGGAGGATTTTCTCAG GGAGGCGCTTTATCTTTATATACTGCtcttactacacagcagaaactgGCCGGCGTCACTGCGCTCAGTTGCTGGCTTCCACTTCGGGCTTCATTTCCACAG TGCCATGGAGATTGTGACCCTCTAGTTCCCCTAATGTTTGGTTCTCTTACTGTTGAGAAACTAAAAGCATTGGTAAATCCATCCAATGTAACCTTCAAAATCTATGAAGGCATGATGCACAGCTCATGTCAGCAG gAAATGATGGATGTCAAACAGTTCATTGATAAACTCCTACCTCCAGTTGATTGA